DNA from Bacteroidales bacterium:
TAACAACTTGCTTAGAGCTTGGTATTTTTAATTCATAATTCCCATTCATATCTGATGCAGTACCACCCGACATTCCAACCATTGAAACATTGACTAATTCGAGTTTTTTGCCATTTTGGTCAGTTATTTTTCCATATACAATTGCATTTTGGCAAAAGCCGTAAATTGAAATTAATTGAAAAATAAATATATATATTATCCTATTCAAGAGTTTCATTGTAATAATATTCATTAGAATTCACATCTTTACGCCTAAATTCGCCATTTTTCCAAGCCTTGATAAACTGTGACCACGCAATAGGATTTAGCAAATTATTTGGCGGCAGTTGCCCTGCATAATACAAACGATTGGTAACATTGTTAATTTGATTTTTATAGCTCATACTTGGAGTTGGCGGCAGTTCGTAGCCTTTTTCATTACCACTAGCTATAGCTAAGTTCCTCATTGCTCGATCATAATCATCTGCCGGCGGATGCGTATTCATAAACACTCGCTTAAACTGCTCTGGAGTAGGCCAAGGATAAATAACTGTTTCTGTTAATAAAATCGTATCTGTTTGCATCATTTGTATAAGCGAATACCTATTACCCGAAAGCGTGTCTGGAACAATATAATATGACTTTTTATATCCAACAGAAGAAAATTGAATTATATCACCTTTCTTTACAACAAAAGAAAAGAAACCAAAAAAATCACTGGTTGTGCCACGATATGTTTTTTTCTCAATAATATGTGCAAAAGATATTGGTTTTAGGCTGTCTGCCGAT
Protein-coding regions in this window:
- a CDS encoding carboxypeptidase-like regulatory domain-containing protein; this encodes MSGIRILLFFLLSFFFANAFAQKSEENDLIQFSGVVVSADSLKPISFAHIIEKKTYRGTTSDFFGFFSFVVKKGDIIQFSSVGYKKSYYIVPDTLSGNRYSLIQMMQTDTILLTETVIYPWPTPEQFKRVFMNTHPPADDYDRAMRNLAIASGNEKGYELPPTPSMSYKNQINNVTNRLYYAGQLPPNNLLNPIAWSQFIKAWKNGEFRRKDVNSNEYYYNETLE